The Thermoanaerobaculia bacterium genome contains the following window.
CCGAACCTCACGGCCTCTTGCGCATCGGGCTCTCGCATGCCCTGGCCGAGGGAACGCTTTTCGAACCTATTCAGGCGCTCACTGAGAAATACCCCAAGGTCCGAGTGCGGCTGTCGAGCGAGCTCACGGGTGAACTATTTAACAGGCTGCTCGCGGGTGAGCTCGACGTTGTAGCCGTGAGTCTACCCGAAGGTAAAGCCGCGCCTCCACCTCTTCGGACGAATATCATCGCTATCGACCGCATGGAGATCGTTCAAGGCACCGCAGGCAACTTTGACGGCAGTTGGAAAAGCTTGGGCCGAGCACCCTGGGTGCTCAATCCGCCCGGGTGCTTTCTTCGGGCAAGCCTCATCGATC
Protein-coding sequences here:
- a CDS encoding LysR family transcriptional regulator — its product is MLDDLRALVEFAQAGSIAGAADRLFRTPSAITRQVQRLEAALGAELLDRSVKPPRLNSLGFRVLEQARDLLQRTETLKSLTSSDTEPHGLLRIGLSHALAEGTLFEPIQALTEKYPKVRVRLSSELTGELFNRLLAGELDVVAVSLPEGKAAPPPLRTNIIAIDRMEIVQGTAGNFDGSWKSLGRAPWVLNPPGCFLRASLID